A genome region from Oncorhynchus gorbuscha isolate QuinsamMale2020 ecotype Even-year linkage group LG26, OgorEven_v1.0, whole genome shotgun sequence includes the following:
- the LOC124016477 gene encoding hsp90 co-chaperone Cdc37-like gives MTSRIDYSVWDHIEVSDDEDDTHPNIDTPSLFKWRHEARVERMDQFIKAGEDLEKGLAESKLKLTEAQKKTKNLSSSVTDDAKAELSKAQAEEKRLKKEERDWEKKLEDHRREEKKMPWSVDTLCKEGFSKSVVNVKPDVKEDTEEQKEQKHKTFVEKYEKEIKHFGMMKRWDDSQKYLSDNPHLVCEETANYLVIMCIDLEVEEKKALMEQVAHQTIVMQFVLELAKSLKVDPRGCFRQFFAKIKTADQQYQDAFNDELESFKGRVRGRAKIRIERAMKEYEEEERQKRLGPGGLDPAEVYESLPEEMQKCFDEKDIAMLQTVITKLDPTEAKVHMKRCIDSGLWVPNSRADEGDDKEEDATYEELNKEMGEQKIE, from the exons aTGACAAGTAGGATAGACTACAGCGTGTGGGACCACATTGAGGTTTCAGATGATGAAGATGACACTCATCCAAACATCGATACACCCAGCCTTTTCAAATGGAGACATGAG GCGCGTGTGGAACGAATGGACCAGTTCATAAAGGCTGGTGAGGACCTGGAGAAGGGGCTAGCTGAATCTAAGCTCAAGTTGACTGAAGCACAGAAGAAGACCAAGAATCTGTCCAGTTCAGTCACGGACGATGCCAAAGCCGAGCTGAGCAAGGCACAGGCCGAGGAGAAGAGGCTGAAGAAGGAGGAGCGGGACTGGGAGAAGAAACTGGAGGACCACCGGCGGGAAGAGAAGAAGATGCCATGGAGCGTAGACACACTCTGCAAGGAGGGCTTCAGCAAG agtgTTGTGAACGTTAAGCCAGATGTGAAGGAGGACACCGAGGAGCAGAAAGAGCAGAAACACAAGACCTTTGTGGAGAAGTATGAGAAAGAGATCAAACACTTTG GTATGATGAAACGCTGGGACGACAGCCAGAAGTACCTATCAGACAACCCTCACCTGGTGTGTGAGGAGACGGCCAACTACCTAGTCATCATGTGCATTgacctggaggtggaggag AAGAAAGCGCTGATGGAGCAGGTGGCCCACCAGACTATAGTGATGCAGTTCGTCCTGGAGCTGGCTAAGAGCCTTAAGGTGGATCCCCGCGGTTGCTTCCGTCAGTTCTTCGCCAAGATAAag ACTGCAGATCAGCAGTATCAGGATGCCTTCAATGATGAGCTGGAGTCCTTTAAGGGGAGGGTGCGCGGCAGGGCCAAGATCCGCATCGAGAGGGCCATGAAGGAGtacgaagaggaggagagacagaaacgCCTGGGGCCCGGAGGACTAGATCCTGCTGAGGTGTATGAGTCCCTACCTGAG GagatgcagaaatgttttgacgAGAAGGACATTGCCATGTTGCAGACTGTCATCACGAAGCTGGACCCAACG GAGGCTAAGGTCCACATGAAGAGATGCATCGACTCTGGCCTCTGGGTCCCTAACTCACGGGCAGACGAGGGAGACGACAAGGAGGAAGACGCTACTTATGAAGAGCTGAATAAGGAGATGGGCGAACAGAAGATAGAATGA
- the LOC124016478 gene encoding intercellular adhesion molecule 2-like isoform X1, which produces MVKGFYGFLTLCVLVFTGGPTHASFPLELNPPRVVVRYGDSVSVNCSTSSTEHDGMGWEATFGGTSLEQNVTFVTWTVDNLTYWTIEPKCYINLIDGKQPSKVLPVILYKTPDRVSISVLNHSGPMVEGTQYRLQCDIQNIAPLQNLVVKWYKGNEPLDNVTYSNVSKTPVDVSATLMISPSRNDDRDQYRCRAELDLGPEGPQPHPTVTSEPLSITVHYPPTFSRPEAETLDIRVGEEITLNCTATGRPTPLYRWQSSDFQEALFTPPSEVPGTYTCTAYNQIGKICKTFTVNLKPKGDRTTFWVLIGSGLGLGLAMVIVYFVVKYRAGPNSII; this is translated from the exons ATGGTGAAAGGATTTTATGGATTTCTGACactctgtgtgttggtgtttaCAG GTGGGCCTACACATGCATCCTTTCCTCTTGAGCTCAACCCTCCCAGAGTGGTGGTGAGATATGGAGATTCAGTCTCAGTCAACTGCAGCACATCATCCACAGAACACGATGGGATGGGCTGGGAGGCCACATTCGGAGGTACAAGTTTAGAACAAAATGTCACCTTTGTCACCTGGACTGTGGATAACCTTACTTATTGGACAATAGAACCCAAATGCTACATCAATCTCATTGACGGCAAACAACCCTCAAAAGTACTTCCAGTCATTCTCTACA AGACTCCAGACAGAGTCTCCATCTCTGTTCTGAACCACTCTGGTCCCATGGTGGAGGGGACACAGTACCGGCTGCAGTGTGACATTCAGAACATCGCTCCTCTACAGAACCTGGTTGTGAAGTGGTACAAAGGGAATGAACCATTAGATAATGTAACTTACAGTAACGTCAGTAAGACACCAGTGGATGTGTCAGCTACTCTGATGATCAGCCCCAGTAGAAATGATGATCGAGATCAGTATAGATGTAGAGCAGAACTGGACCTGGGACCAGAGGGACCACAACCCCATCCTACAGTGACATCAGAACCTCTCAGCATTACTGTGCACT ACCCCCCAACCTTTTCCAGACCTGAAGCTGAGACCCTGGACATCAGAGTGGGGGAGGAAATCACCTTAAACTGCACGGCTACTGGAAGGCCCACTCCTCTGTACAGGTGGCAGTCTTCAGATTTCCAAGAAGCTCTTTTCACCCCCCCGTCCGAGGTCCCAGGAACCTACACCTGCACTGCCTACAATCAGATAGGCAAGATCTGCAAGACATTCACTGTGAATCTCAAACCAAAAG GGGACAGAACAACGTTCTGGGTTCTCATAGGATCgggcctgggcctgggcctggCCATGGTGATTGTCTATTTCGTTGTCAAATACAGAGCAGGTCCCAACTCCATCATCTGA
- the LOC124016478 gene encoding hemicentin-1-like isoform X2 has product MGWEATFGGTSLEQNVTFVTWTVDNLTYWTIEPKCYINLIDGKQPSKVLPVILYKTPDRVSISVLNHSGPMVEGTQYRLQCDIQNIAPLQNLVVKWYKGNEPLDNVTYSNVSKTPVDVSATLMISPSRNDDRDQYRCRAELDLGPEGPQPHPTVTSEPLSITVHYPPTFSRPEAETLDIRVGEEITLNCTATGRPTPLYRWQSSDFQEALFTPPSEVPGTYTCTAYNQIGKICKTFTVNLKPKGDRTTFWVLIGSGLGLGLAMVIVYFVVKYRAGPNSII; this is encoded by the exons ATGGGCTGGGAGGCCACATTCGGAGGTACAAGTTTAGAACAAAATGTCACCTTTGTCACCTGGACTGTGGATAACCTTACTTATTGGACAATAGAACCCAAATGCTACATCAATCTCATTGACGGCAAACAACCCTCAAAAGTACTTCCAGTCATTCTCTACA AGACTCCAGACAGAGTCTCCATCTCTGTTCTGAACCACTCTGGTCCCATGGTGGAGGGGACACAGTACCGGCTGCAGTGTGACATTCAGAACATCGCTCCTCTACAGAACCTGGTTGTGAAGTGGTACAAAGGGAATGAACCATTAGATAATGTAACTTACAGTAACGTCAGTAAGACACCAGTGGATGTGTCAGCTACTCTGATGATCAGCCCCAGTAGAAATGATGATCGAGATCAGTATAGATGTAGAGCAGAACTGGACCTGGGACCAGAGGGACCACAACCCCATCCTACAGTGACATCAGAACCTCTCAGCATTACTGTGCACT ACCCCCCAACCTTTTCCAGACCTGAAGCTGAGACCCTGGACATCAGAGTGGGGGAGGAAATCACCTTAAACTGCACGGCTACTGGAAGGCCCACTCCTCTGTACAGGTGGCAGTCTTCAGATTTCCAAGAAGCTCTTTTCACCCCCCCGTCCGAGGTCCCAGGAACCTACACCTGCACTGCCTACAATCAGATAGGCAAGATCTGCAAGACATTCACTGTGAATCTCAAACCAAAAG GGGACAGAACAACGTTCTGGGTTCTCATAGGATCgggcctgggcctgggcctggCCATGGTGATTGTCTATTTCGTTGTCAAATACAGAGCAGGTCCCAACTCCATCATCTGA
- the LOC124016479 gene encoding hemicentin-1-like, giving the protein MENYFLKWILTFCMFCTVSGEGCSLELKPSRVVVGFGEAVSVSCEASRPVRVLGWESAIGAAHTQQDRAVQWKVDSLIDWIEEPICYGVFFTAPRQCEEKLNLILYKTPDSVTISSANHTGPMLEGKEYQLLCDVQNIAPVQYLTLRWYRGQTEVYNHSFSDLTPASPVQVSSILLITPTKADNGAQYKCVAQLDLGPEGPQPPPSVTSEPLNVSVHYPPSFLSPEAETLDISVGDEITLNCTATGSPSPVYSWQSSDPKEKMEDQPVFTSSSLLPGTYTCISSNKIGKKSKQFIIKTRS; this is encoded by the exons ATGGAAAACTACTTTCTAAAATGGATCCTAACCTTTTGCATGTTCTGCACCG TGTCAGGTGAAGGATGCTCTCTGGAGCTGAAACCCTCcagggtggtggtggggtttgGGGAGGCTGTGTCTGTCAGCTGTGAGGCCTCTCGCCCGGTGCGTGTCCTAGGCTGGGAGTCAGCCATCGGGGCAGCACACACCCAACAGGACCGTGCTGTCCAATGGAAGGTGGACAGTCTGATCGACTGGATCGAGGAGCCTATCTGCTACGGAGTCTTCTTCACTGCACCCAGACAGTGTGAGGAGAAACTCAACCTCATCCTTTACA AGACTCCAGACAGTGTCACTATCAGCTCAGCGAACCACACTGGTCCCATGTTGGAGGGGAAAGAGTACCAGCTGCTCTGTGATGTCCAGAACATCGCCCCCGTTCAATACCTCACCCTGAGGTGGTACAGAGGGCAGACTGAAGTTTACAACCACTCTTTCTCTGATCTGACCCCTGCCTCCCCTGTCCAAGTATCCTCCATCCTCCTGATCACCCCAACCAAAGCTGATAACGGAGCCCAGTACAAGTGCGTGGCTCAGCTGGACTTGGGACCAGAGGGACCACAACCGCCTCCTTCAGTGACATCAGAGCCTCTCAACGTCTCTGTGCACT ACCCCCCATCCTTCCTCAGTCCTGAGGCTGAGACCCTGGACATCAGTGTGGGGGATGAAATCACATTAAACTGCACGGCTACAGGAAGCCCCAGTCCTGTGTACAGCTGGCAGTCTTCAGATCCCAAAGAGAAGATGGAGGACCAACCTGTTTTTACCTCTTCCTCCTTGCTTCCAGGGACCTACACCTGCATTTCCTCTAATAAGATTGGCAAGAAGAGTAAGCAGTTCATCATCAAGACTAGGTCTTAA